Genomic DNA from Pigmentiphaga litoralis:
CCAAGGTCATGATGTTCATGCCTTTGGTGTTCGGCGGCATGATGTTCTTCTTCCCGGCCGGCCTCGTGCTGTACTGGGTGGTGAACAACTGCCTTTCCATCGCCCAGCAATGGTACGTGGGCAAGCAGGCCGACAAGGCGCTGGCAGCAGCGTAACGTTGTTGGATCGCTAGTCCGGCCGGGTGCTTTGTTCACACCCTCCGCCGGTACACTTCACAGGCCGCCACGGTTTCCGGGCGGCCTGTGTTGTTTGTGGTTTCGTTTTCGTTGGCTTCGTTTTTTCACTTCAGGATCTTCCGATGATTTCCGATCACGACCCCATCGTTGCGATTGCAACGGCTCCCGGCCGCGGCGGCATTGGCGTCGTGCGCGTATCGTCGCCGGCCCGGCTGGATGCGTTGATCGAAGCCATCGCAGGCCGGCAGCTTACGCCGCGCCACGCGCACTATCTGCCGTTCAAGGACGCCGACGGCGTGCTGATCGACGAAGGCATCGCCCTGGCCTTTCCCGCCCCGCATTCGTACACGGGGGAGCATGTCGTGGAGTTCCAGGGCCATGGTGGGCCTGTCGTGTTGCGGCGTTTGCTTGCGCGCTGCCTGGAAGCCGGACGGGAGCAGGGCATCCGCCTGGCCGAGCCCGGCGAATTCACGCGGCGTGCCTTCCTGAACGACCGCATGGACCTGGCGCAGGCCGAGGCCGTGGCCGACCTGATCGACGCCTCGTCCGAAGCCGCCGCGCGCAGTGCGGCCGCTTCCATGACGGGGGCGTTTTCGGACCAGGTGACCGGCCTGGCCGACCGCATCGTGCACCTGCGCATGCTGGTCGAAGCGACGCTGGACTTTCCCGAAGAAGAGATCGAGTTCCTGGAAAAGTACCAGGCTCGCAGCGTGCTCGATGCGATTGCGTCAGACCTGTCGCACCTGCTGGCCCAGGCCCGCCAGGGCGCGATCCTGCGCGAAGGCCTGCACGTGGTGCTGGCCGGTCAACCCAATGTCGGCAAATCGAGCCTGCTCAATGCGCTCGCCGGTTTCGAAGCCGCCATCGTCACTCCCATTGCCGGCACCACGCGCGACAAGGTCGTGCAGCAGATCACGATTGAAGGCGTGCCGCTGCATATCGTGGACACGGCAGGGCTGCGCGAGACGACCGATACGGTCGAGCAGATTGGCATTGCCCGCACGTGGACCGAGATCGAACAGGCGGATGTGATCCTGCATCTGCTGGACGCAACGCAGCCGCAGCCGGAACTGGATGCTGCGATCACGTCACGATTGCCCGCCCGCACGCCGGTGCTTGAGATCGTCAACAAGATGGATCTGGTTGACGGTGGCAACGATGGGGCGGGGGCGGGCGGCAACGCGGGTGCGGAGGCCGATGCCGGTGCCGGTGCCGGTGCTGATGCGGATGCGGATGCTGATGCGGATGCTGATGCGGATGCTGATGCCGGCGGCAGCCAGCGTGCTGCGCGTGTCAGTGCCGAAACGCGCGTCGCCGGTCACCCCGCCAAGCGCCTGGGCATCTCTGCCTTGACGGGGGAAGGGCTCGATACGCTGCGCCAGGAACTGCTGGCGATAGCAGGCTGGAATCCGTCTGGCGAATCGCCCTACCTTGCGCGTGAACGGCATATCCAGGCCCTGCTGCAAGCCGCCGACCATCTGGACATCGCCGGCGAACATGCGGCGTTGAGCGATCGCGTGCTGGATCTGTTTGCCGAGGAACTGCGGCTCGCGCACGGCGCGCTGACGTCGATCACAGGGGAGTTCACGAGCGATGATCTGTTGGGGGTCATCTTTTCGCGGTTCTGTATTGGCAAGTGATCGCGGTGCTTTCATGGCGCGGCTCGCATACCTTGATCCTGATACGGCCATGGTCCACCACGCGGTGGGACCATGGCATTGGCGATTGGACGTCTGAGCATGTCCCGCGCTGAACGCCTCCTCTCCCTCATGCAGCATCTGCGTGGCCATAAACATCCCGTGACCGGGATGACCCTGGCGGCGCAGATGGGGGTCAGCGTGCGCACCTTGTATCGCGACATTGCCAGCCTGCAGGCGCAGGGCGCGGACATTACGGGCGAGCCGGGGGTGGGCTATGTGCTGAAGCCGGGGTATCTGCTGCCGCCGCTGATGTTTTCCGTGACGGAGCTGGAAGCCTTGGTGCTTGGCATGCGGTGGGTCAATCGCAGCACGGACGACGAGCTGGGCGCGGCGGCGAAGCAGGCGATGGCGAAGATTTCGTCGGTGCTGCCTGCCGAGATGCGGCGGGAGCTGGATGCCAACACCTTGCTGGTCGGACCCCGCGCCGATCCGCCCGGGTTGACCGAGCATCTGCCGCAATTGCGGGATGCCATCCGGCGCGAACGCAAGCTGGATATCGATTACACGGACGCCAATGGCGCGTCCAGTTCGCGCACCATCTGGCCGTTTGCGCTGGGCTTTTTCGAGCGCCAACGGGTGGTGGTTGCGTGGTGCGAAACGCGAGAGGGCTTCCGCCATTTTAGAGCGGATCGCCTGGCTAACGTGACCACGCAGAACGTGCGGTATCCGCAGCGCCGGCTGGGCTTGCTCAAGCGGTGGCGCGCCGAAATGGGCATCACGGGCGAGCAGTAAATGGCATGGGGCGCTCACGCGCCATCTTCACTACTGACAGAATCTGTCAGTGGCCTGGAAGAAGATACCCCCCTGCGCTGAGACGAAATCCCTTCGATCAGCACGGTCCTTATCTCACTTCCGGAGCCTTCCATGTCTGTCCCTTCGATGACCATTCTGTATGTCGACAACGCCGAACAAAGCGGGGCGTTCTACGCGCGTCTGCTCGATCAGCAACCGGTCGAAGCGTCGCCGACCTTCCTGCTTTTTGTCCTGGCCAACGGCCTGAAGCTGGGGCTGTGGTCGAAGCACACCTGCAAGCCTGCGCCCGCCACGACCGGCGGCGGATCGGAACTGGCGATTGCCGTGGACGACGAGGCGGCAGTGGACGCGCTGTTTGAAAGCTGGTCCGCGACGGGCGTCACGGTGTTGCAATCGCCGGTGCTGCTCGACTTTGGCTACACGTTCGTGATCGCTGATCCCGATGGTCATCGCGTGCGTGTGTACACCATGATCGAAGGCTGACAAGCGGAAGGATGACCGCGCGTGTTGTCCCGCTACTGCTTGGAGAAGGTCACCTTCACATCTCGCGGGCCAAGGACTTGTTCCAGGTCTTCTGGCCCGTCCAGCTTCCCGATGCGGGTGTACGAGTAGATCGAATCGAAGGTGCGGTAGAAGACCACCAGCGTGCTGTCGCCGTACAGCATGATGTCGCCGTTGCGGATCGTGCCCGGCCGGCTGGCCGCAGCGGGCAGGGCGGGCGACAGCGTGACCTTCTTTTCGTTGTCGTTCAGGTCGCTCATGTCCAGCGTCAGCGGCAGCCGCGCCGCAAAGGCCCGCGCAGCGTCGGTGTTGGCCAGTGTCAGGGCGTAGCGGCGGTCGCCGACGGTCATCCACATGCGCAAGTCCTTGGTGGGGGTGACGATGGGTGCGGATCCTGTTGCCTGGGCAACGGGGCGCGCCGTAGCTTGCGCATGGGCAGTCA
This window encodes:
- a CDS encoding helix-turn-helix transcriptional regulator, with protein sequence MSRAERLLSLMQHLRGHKHPVTGMTLAAQMGVSVRTLYRDIASLQAQGADITGEPGVGYVLKPGYLLPPLMFSVTELEALVLGMRWVNRSTDDELGAAAKQAMAKISSVLPAEMRRELDANTLLVGPRADPPGLTEHLPQLRDAIRRERKLDIDYTDANGASSSRTIWPFALGFFERQRVVVAWCETREGFRHFRADRLANVTTQNVRYPQRRLGLLKRWRAEMGITGEQ
- a CDS encoding cyclophilin-like fold protein, which encodes MTATHRRRTPAYVFAYMSAAAALAAIALAAVAVTAHAQATARPVAQATGSAPIVTPTKDLRMWMTVGDRRYALTLANTDAARAFAARLPLTLDMSDLNDNEKKVTLSPALPAAASRPGTIRNGDIMLYGDSTLVVFYRTFDSIYSYTRIGKLDGPEDLEQVLGPRDVKVTFSKQ
- a CDS encoding VOC family protein, which encodes MSVPSMTILYVDNAEQSGAFYARLLDQQPVEASPTFLLFVLANGLKLGLWSKHTCKPAPATTGGGSELAIAVDDEAAVDALFESWSATGVTVLQSPVLLDFGYTFVIADPDGHRVRVYTMIEG
- the mnmE gene encoding tRNA uridine-5-carboxymethylaminomethyl(34) synthesis GTPase MnmE, with translation MSDHDPIVAIATAPGRGGIGVVRVSSPARLDALIEAIAGRQLTPRHAHYLPFKDADGVLIDEGIALAFPAPHSYTGEHVVEFQGHGGPVVLRRLLARCLEAGREQGIRLAEPGEFTRRAFLNDRMDLAQAEAVADLIDASSEAAARSAAASMTGAFSDQVTGLADRIVHLRMLVEATLDFPEEEIEFLEKYQARSVLDAIASDLSHLLAQARQGAILREGLHVVLAGQPNVGKSSLLNALAGFEAAIVTPIAGTTRDKVVQQITIEGVPLHIVDTAGLRETTDTVEQIGIARTWTEIEQADVILHLLDATQPQPELDAAITSRLPARTPVLEIVNKMDLVDGGNDGAGAGGNAGAEADAGAGAGADADADADADADADADAGGSQRAARVSAETRVAGHPAKRLGISALTGEGLDTLRQELLAIAGWNPSGESPYLARERHIQALLQAADHLDIAGEHAALSDRVLDLFAEELRLAHGALTSITGEFTSDDLLGVIFSRFCIGK